From a region of the Leishmania braziliensis MHOM/BR/75/M2904 complete genome, chromosome 2 genome:
- a CDS encoding small GTP binding protein rab6-like protein: MDSAAAGASSKVSSVSASSSSMLKHKLVLLGDQSVGKTSILTRFMYDTFDQQYQPTIGIDFFSKTIHLEDDRDVRLHLWDTAGQERFHSLIPSYIRNSSATVVVYDITSRSTFFNAFK, encoded by the coding sequence ATGGACTCAGCCGCCGCCGGGGCATCGAGCAAGGTGTCCAGCGTGTCGGCTTCTTCCTCATCGATGCTGAAGCACAAACTTGTTCTTCTTGGTGACCAATCTGTTGGCAAGACGAGCATCCTCACCCGGTTCATGTACGACACCTTTGACCAGCAGTACCAGCCAACCATCGGGATCGACTTCTTCTCCAAGACGATCCACCTCGAGGACGATCGTGATGTTCGGCTTCATTTGTGGGACACGGCAGGGCAGGAGCGCTTCCACTCGCTGATCCCCAGCTACATTCGCAATAGCTCAGCGACTGTGGTTGTTTATGACATCACCTCCCGCTCGACCTTCTTTAACGCCTTCAAGTG